A genomic segment from Acidobacteriota bacterium encodes:
- a CDS encoding carboxypeptidase-like regulatory domain-containing protein: MTRPWSRRGSRPWGWGAFIALLALAIFGTTGAAASEAPEYRLILEPVPLAALDLERSGALTAVLAMPAPDQDGETPASDGLVVWSAGDGHLYHLPWIGPPRRLAGVDGADEPWTQPPPLHLEPWKDEVLVTRGSARQIQSFAAPPQSSARSLPPAYSVGPLTRVGKQVFILTPPVVSTENEPPRWDDSSWRRSHVRRDCALALLDAADPAASHRPRLCDPIFDSPTGRILRGGDLVSNLEGDKAFVVAAAQPMLNALSPKGEILWQHSYLRPGEAAPTFSAADESAQYASPQAALEIRDRYPSFLSLLRWPQSVGLLFRSRSGDEVRFHLDLFDYEGRKLADDLLLPLPPTGLRGHVQALNFSDGRVMILHQDRTLRGGRWTINRQKLFELPPPLSVSEASGAKLRFELRDQTSGDPVYATRLTLRQQKYSVERQLASSTGSYEIYLASTVSAPSQVDISASGFQPVTLHLEGPPEASSPPKDPGERTIDLGTLSLDPGLGVEGVLLHELNGEPLVGSRISHVPPHPWGTLAARRLGHERLASTDSQGFFRLTGLNPGAVCLRIDHPHVAPSSIALSLQEESAFHRLDALLLGKGQPVSGRVVDAEDKPVPDARVDLRQGPWSNPCLRRSVYTDEAGRFLFPEVAAGDFRIGIYEARQLAALDEIQVDGEALEVGTLRLESRSYEGTVRVGQDSRPSGWLTLRLADSEDFSPPPVFFAHSGSQELVSDLPPRAVTRVEDGRFSTRGFFPGEWLVAEFHPEEESLAGVVFRSRVDAEASILRLDFEGTTVRGWALDARGAPAPGAQVTLVQDGLAVREVTSSEAGLFELAAAPPKPWKVVGVRGELRGEAVEEQPGELLLSLSAQGSPDIVLRVHDHRGKALARTLLYLSGLNAAQAERLSSTSPDGRARIRAPEPGAYRITALAGGSLLQGPVVTVNSAPEGVSNPHSVSLATEAALPVRLRLGEELAGQRTGLALDGGYSVGPLLGYSGMELRVDPEGYLDLPPLSPGRWELILHRQQQRIPFRVAKSGGEQDVAEPETMVIDLR, encoded by the coding sequence ATGACCCGTCCCTGGTCCCGAAGAGGATCCAGGCCGTGGGGCTGGGGGGCTTTCATCGCTCTGCTGGCGCTGGCGATCTTCGGAACCACCGGTGCCGCCGCCAGCGAGGCCCCCGAATACCGCCTGATTCTCGAACCTGTTCCCCTAGCCGCTCTCGACCTGGAGCGTAGCGGTGCGCTGACCGCGGTTCTCGCCATGCCGGCTCCGGATCAGGACGGAGAGACCCCGGCATCCGATGGCCTGGTCGTGTGGAGCGCTGGCGATGGCCACCTCTACCACCTTCCTTGGATCGGGCCGCCGCGGCGTCTGGCCGGTGTCGACGGCGCCGATGAACCATGGACTCAGCCCCCTCCCCTGCATTTAGAACCGTGGAAGGACGAGGTGCTGGTCACCCGCGGCAGCGCGCGCCAAATCCAAAGCTTCGCTGCGCCACCCCAGAGCTCGGCTCGCTCCCTGCCTCCCGCCTATTCAGTAGGTCCCCTGACGAGAGTCGGAAAGCAGGTCTTCATTCTGACGCCGCCGGTGGTCTCGACCGAAAACGAACCGCCTAGATGGGATGACTCCAGCTGGCGTCGTTCCCACGTCCGGCGTGACTGCGCCTTGGCGCTCCTCGACGCCGCAGATCCCGCCGCCTCCCATCGCCCGCGTCTTTGCGACCCGATCTTCGACTCCCCCACCGGCCGCATCCTCCGCGGTGGCGATCTGGTCTCGAACCTGGAAGGTGACAAGGCTTTCGTCGTCGCAGCGGCTCAGCCGATGCTGAACGCCCTCAGCCCCAAGGGCGAGATCCTGTGGCAGCATTCCTATCTCCGTCCGGGGGAAGCAGCCCCTACCTTTTCGGCAGCCGACGAGTCAGCTCAGTACGCTAGCCCGCAGGCGGCGCTGGAGATCCGTGATCGCTACCCGTCCTTCCTCAGCCTCCTGCGCTGGCCTCAATCGGTGGGCTTGCTGTTCCGCAGCCGCTCCGGGGACGAGGTTCGCTTCCACCTCGATCTCTTCGACTACGAAGGCCGGAAGCTCGCCGACGACCTGCTCCTGCCCTTGCCTCCCACCGGACTCCGCGGGCACGTTCAGGCGCTCAACTTCTCCGATGGCCGGGTGATGATCCTCCATCAAGACCGCACGCTCCGAGGAGGGCGCTGGACAATCAACCGACAAAAGCTCTTCGAATTGCCACCTCCTCTGTCGGTGAGCGAGGCGTCCGGCGCCAAGCTGCGCTTCGAGCTGCGCGACCAGACCAGCGGTGACCCGGTCTACGCCACCCGGCTCACGCTCCGGCAGCAGAAATACAGCGTCGAGCGGCAACTGGCCAGCTCCACGGGTTCCTACGAGATCTATCTAGCCTCCACCGTTTCCGCCCCGTCCCAAGTGGACATCTCGGCTTCTGGGTTCCAGCCGGTGACGCTCCATTTGGAAGGCCCTCCAGAAGCATCAAGCCCTCCGAAAGACCCCGGTGAGCGAACCATCGATCTCGGCACCCTCTCCTTGGATCCGGGGCTCGGGGTCGAGGGTGTCCTGCTCCACGAGCTGAACGGAGAGCCGTTGGTGGGGTCTCGCATCAGCCATGTCCCGCCTCATCCGTGGGGCACCTTGGCCGCCCGTCGGCTGGGGCACGAGCGCCTCGCCAGCACCGACTCCCAGGGCTTTTTCCGGCTCACCGGCCTCAACCCGGGAGCGGTCTGCCTACGCATCGACCACCCCCACGTCGCCCCCAGCTCCATCGCTTTGAGCCTCCAAGAGGAATCTGCCTTCCATCGCCTCGACGCTCTACTCCTGGGGAAAGGGCAGCCGGTCAGCGGCCGCGTCGTCGACGCCGAAGACAAGCCGGTGCCCGATGCGCGAGTCGATCTTCGCCAGGGCCCGTGGAGCAACCCCTGCCTGCGAAGGTCCGTTTACACGGACGAGGCCGGCCGTTTCTTATTCCCCGAGGTCGCCGCTGGCGACTTCCGAATCGGGATCTACGAAGCCCGCCAGCTGGCGGCTCTGGACGAGATCCAGGTCGACGGCGAAGCGCTGGAGGTGGGAACTCTCCGGCTCGAGAGCAGATCCTATGAAGGAACCGTTCGCGTAGGGCAGGATTCTCGCCCCTCCGGCTGGCTCACCCTTCGGCTCGCCGACTCGGAAGATTTCAGCCCCCCTCCGGTCTTCTTCGCCCATTCCGGCTCCCAGGAGCTGGTGTCGGATCTGCCGCCGAGAGCCGTAACCCGGGTCGAGGATGGACGCTTCTCCACCCGCGGCTTCTTCCCCGGCGAGTGGCTGGTGGCGGAATTTCATCCCGAGGAGGAATCCCTCGCGGGAGTGGTCTTCCGCAGCCGGGTGGACGCCGAGGCTTCGATTCTCCGGCTCGACTTCGAAGGAACCACAGTCCGTGGCTGGGCCTTGGACGCAAGAGGAGCGCCGGCGCCGGGGGCTCAAGTTACGCTGGTCCAAGACGGGCTGGCCGTGCGGGAGGTCACAAGCTCGGAAGCAGGCCTCTTCGAGCTCGCCGCCGCCCCTCCGAAGCCCTGGAAAGTGGTCGGCGTCCGAGGAGAGCTGCGGGGCGAGGCGGTGGAGGAACAGCCGGGAGAGCTCCTGCTCTCCCTCTCCGCCCAGGGCTCGCCGGACATCGTCCTGCGAGTACATGATCATCGGGGAAAGGCGCTAGCTAGAACGCTCCTCTACCTCAGCGGGTTGAATGCTGCCCAAGCCGAGCGCCTGAGCTCGACAAGTCCCGATGGGAGGGCTCGCATCCGCGCGCCGGAGCCCGGTGCCTATCGAATCACCGCTCTGGCCGGCGGCTCGCTGCTGCAAGGCCCGGTGGTGACGGTGAATTCGGCGCCGGAAGGGGTCTCCAACCCTCACTCGGTGTCGCTGGCCACCGAAGCTGCCTTGCCGGTTCGCCTGCGCCTCGGTGAAGAACTGGCCGGGCAGCGAACCGGCCTCGCGCTGGACGGCGGTTACTCGGTCGGTCCTCTCCTCGGCTACTCGGGGATGGAGCTACGGGTCGACCCTGAAGGGTATCTCGATCTTCCACCGCTGTCTCCGGGTCGCTGGGAGCTCATCCTCCATCGCCAGCAGCAGCGCATTCCGTTTCGAGTGGCGAAGAGCGGCGGGGAACAGGATGTCGCAGAGCCTGAAACGATGGTGATCGACCTACGCTGA